The Halobacillus amylolyticus nucleotide sequence CTTTCTAAGTAAAAGATTACCTAGTATCTTACTTCATGAAGATGGAAGAGGTAACGGAGTATCTGAAGCACTAAATTCACCTGGGATAGATGCTTACAGGCCTTCTGAAATTTACTCGGAGATATTTGGGAAATTTAACAAAAATGCACGTCTTTTATCATTATATAATAGGCTGGCATTAAAGGTTAATAAAAATATTACTGCTGACTTAAACGACTTAATTACCGAGTTGGAAGACACGAACTACAATCGCTTTAAAGGTATATCAAAGTATATTGATCAGCATTACAAAGTTATGGAGAAATTCATCAAAAATGTGATAAACAAGAATGGAGGCTAGAGGTTGAAGATACTAGTTGTAATTCCTGCACGTGGTGGGTCTAAAGGGATCCCAAGGAAAAATGTTAGGTTAATGTGTGGGAAACCACTTATAAGCTATAGTATAAAGAATGCATTGTGTAGTACATTTAATCTAGACGTGGTTGTTTCCACTGATGATGAAGAGATTGAAAGAATTGCCGAATCTCATGGTGCAAAAGTAATAAAGAGGCCTAATGAACTAGCAACTGACCAAGTTACTTTAGATCCTGTAATCCATCATACTTTACTTGAAATGGAGAGAGGGAAAAACGTAACGTATGATTATGTTGTAACCATGCAGCCCACTTCACCTTTATTAACAACAAGAACATTAGATGAGGCTATTAAGGACTTCTCACAGAACAGTTTTGATACAGTGATTAGTGGAATCAATAGTCCACACCTTTCTTGGACTGAGAAGGATGGAATAGTCGTCCCGCTTTATAAAGAACGACTCAATCGTCAATATCTCCCTAAAAATTTAATCGAAACGGGAGCATTTGTAATTACAAAAAGAGAGTTTGTAGAAGAAAATAGTAGGCTTGGCCCCAGCGTGTCGATATATGAAGTCCCAGAAAATGAATCTATAGATATAGATAGTCCTCAGGACTGGTGGGTAGCTGAAAAGGAACTTTCAAAAAAAATTATTTTAATTAGAACAGATGGGTACGCAGAAATTGGATTAGGGCATATTTACAGATGTTTGCTCTTAGCACACAATTTAATTGATCATGAAGTTAGATTTATATTAACAAGTCGCTCAGACATCGGTATAAAAAAAATTAGAGAAAGTCATTTTAAATATCATATCATAGAAGATGATTATGATATTGATAAACTAATAAATGAGTACCAATGTAATATTTTGGTTAATGATATTCTTGATACAACTGAGGAATACGTTAAATATTGTAAAGGTTTAGGAGTGCGAGTAGTAAACTTTGAAGATCTTGGACCTGGCGGGCTTCATGCAGATGCAGTCATTAATGATCTCTATGAAAAAAGAAATGATTATAAAAACTATTATTGGGGAAGCGATTATTATTGCATAAGGGATGAGTTTTTACTTGCCAAACCAGCAAAATTTAATGAAGAAGTCCAAGAAGTGTTAATTATATTTGGGGGGACCGATCCATGTAACCTTACATATAGAACCTTCGATGCTTTGAAAACATTCCCTTATAAAAATATCCATTATACTTTTATTTTAGGTATGGGCTATAGCCACACTGAAGAGTTAGTTTTTGCAGCTAGCAAGTCGAGTTTAAATATCGATATTGTAAGCGATGTGAAACGGATGACAGAATTAATGGGAAAAGCTGATATCGCAATATCATCTCAAGGGAGAACAATGCTAGAACTTGCCTCGATGGCAGTGCCTACCATTCTATTAGCCCAAAACGAAAGAGAACAACACCATGAATTTGGATATTTGCAAAATGGCTTTATTAATTTAGGGTTTGGTAATATCGTTGAGGATCGGACTATTAGAGAAACGTTACTTTGGTTAATAAGTAGCCCGCAAATAAGAAAACAAATGAAAGAGCAAATGTTGAAAAATGACCTAAAGAAAGGCGCACAACGAGTAATTAATTTAATACTTGATCGAGACCTGTAATGGAGGGATAAAATGAAGAGTCAAATTATAGAAAGAGCATTGGGAGGGAAGTTCGTACTGATTGCTGAAATAGGTGTAAATTACTACGATATTGCTAAGAAGCTGAATATTACACCTATGGAAGCAGCGAAATTAATGGTTAAAAAAGCAAAAAAGGTAGGCATACATGCTGTTAAATTCCAAACATATAAGGCAGAGACATTAGCAGCCAAGAATTCGCCATCTTATTGGGATACTAGTGAAGAGCCTACAACTTCTCAATATGAGCTATTCAAAAAGTTCGACAGCTTTACCTATAACGAGTATAAAGAATTGTACGATTATTGTAATGACTTAGGTATAGAATTTCTATCAACAGCGTTTGATGTTGAATCTGTAGATTATCTTTACGATCTGATGGGTGTTTTTAAGATTTCTTCTTCAGATTTAAATAATCTTCCGTTTGTTGAATATCAAGCAAAAAAGGGAAAACCAATTTTACTTTCCGTTGGAGCTTCGGGCGAAGAGGAAATCGCAGAAACGATTCAAGTTATAAGAAAGCATAATAATGAACCTATTGTTTTACTCCATTGCGTACTTGAATATCCTACACCGTATGAGCATGCTAATCTTAATAGAATCTTAACATTAAAAAATAAATACCCTAACGTAATAATCGGATATTCAGATCATACAAAACCTGATGAGGACGCGGATGTAATTAAAACTGCATACAATCTAGGTGCACTAGTGATAGAGAAACATTTTACTTTGGATAAATCGTTACCAGGTAATGATCATTATCATGCGATGGATACAGAAGATGCAAGTAAAATTATAAATGGAATAGATTTTACTAATAGCATCAGAGGCTCTTATGATATCAAATGCTTAGACACAGAATTAACTTCTAGACGGAATGCACGAAGGTCTTTAGTTGCCAAATGTGATATTGAAAAAGGCGTTACTATCAATAGCAAAATGCTTACCTTTAAGAGGCCAGGCACTGGGATCTCACCGGCAGAAATTAATAAAGTAGTTGGGAAAGTCTCAAAGGAGACCATTAGGGAGGATTCTATTATACAGTTTAAAATGATTGAGGAATAAGATTAGATAATGGGGGGAGTCTATTGAGAATACTTGTAACAGGTGGCGCAGGCTATATTGGTTCGCACACTTGCGTAGCTCTTTTAGATGCTGGATATTCGGTAATTGTTGCTGATAATCTTGGTAACAGTAAAGCAGAGACAATCGGTCGAATTCAAGAAATTACTAATAAAAACGTTTGTTTTCATAAAATTGATGTGACAGACAAGCAAGCATTAGAAAGAATTTTTTCAGAATATGAGATTGATGGAATAATTCATTTTG carries:
- a CDS encoding cytidylyltransferase domain-containing protein, translating into MKILVVIPARGGSKGIPRKNVRLMCGKPLISYSIKNALCSTFNLDVVVSTDDEEIERIAESHGAKVIKRPNELATDQVTLDPVIHHTLLEMERGKNVTYDYVVTMQPTSPLLTTRTLDEAIKDFSQNSFDTVISGINSPHLSWTEKDGIVVPLYKERLNRQYLPKNLIETGAFVITKREFVEENSRLGPSVSIYEVPENESIDIDSPQDWWVAEKELSKKIILIRTDGYAEIGLGHIYRCLLLAHNLIDHEVRFILTSRSDIGIKKIRESHFKYHIIEDDYDIDKLINEYQCNILVNDILDTTEEYVKYCKGLGVRVVNFEDLGPGGLHADAVINDLYEKRNDYKNYYWGSDYYCIRDEFLLAKPAKFNEEVQEVLIIFGGTDPCNLTYRTFDALKTFPYKNIHYTFILGMGYSHTEELVFAASKSSLNIDIVSDVKRMTELMGKADIAISSQGRTMLELASMAVPTILLAQNEREQHHEFGYLQNGFINLGFGNIVEDRTIRETLLWLISSPQIRKQMKEQMLKNDLKKGAQRVINLILDRDL
- a CDS encoding N-acetylneuraminate synthase family protein, whose translation is MKSQIIERALGGKFVLIAEIGVNYYDIAKKLNITPMEAAKLMVKKAKKVGIHAVKFQTYKAETLAAKNSPSYWDTSEEPTTSQYELFKKFDSFTYNEYKELYDYCNDLGIEFLSTAFDVESVDYLYDLMGVFKISSSDLNNLPFVEYQAKKGKPILLSVGASGEEEIAETIQVIRKHNNEPIVLLHCVLEYPTPYEHANLNRILTLKNKYPNVIIGYSDHTKPDEDADVIKTAYNLGALVIEKHFTLDKSLPGNDHYHAMDTEDASKIINGIDFTNSIRGSYDIKCLDTELTSRRNARRSLVAKCDIEKGVTINSKMLTFKRPGTGISPAEINKVVGKVSKETIREDSIIQFKMIEE